A single window of Shewanella sp. Choline-02u-19 DNA harbors:
- a CDS encoding DcaP family trimeric outer membrane transporter: MKSMIKTSIFICLVGTLSAPLSASEYHFGGFIKANARYIDGNIAFQDSWTGGGSVTESAKRSQFSAAESRFNVTVTQGDVKGFVEIDFAGSSQGNAVFSNSYSPRLRHAFIEYQGVTAGQTWSTMVNTSTFAETADLGGPLVGQAMVRQALIRYQTGDWEFALENPYTYGKQAMRDGAQTAAEPDWIDTSNDYVPDAIIRYDQQGDWGNVSISSLLRYLDPADNAQLAAGVSVAAKLHTFGKDDLRMQLHYGNLGRYVGTDAARDIVNGEVETTLSAMFSYRHFWTERTRSSLFYGRTTTEIEQTDRFHIGANIFTNLTPVLALGFEVGRYQISDELSAYTLQPAAQGSSNYVQLSLQFYL; this comes from the coding sequence ATGAAATCAATGATTAAAACTTCCATCTTTATTTGTTTGGTTGGCACTTTATCTGCGCCATTGTCAGCCAGTGAGTATCACTTTGGTGGATTTATCAAAGCGAATGCACGCTACATTGATGGCAACATTGCCTTTCAGGACAGCTGGACCGGTGGTGGCAGCGTCACAGAATCTGCTAAACGAAGTCAGTTTAGCGCAGCAGAGAGTCGCTTTAATGTCACTGTGACTCAAGGGGATGTGAAAGGATTTGTCGAAATCGATTTTGCCGGTTCATCACAAGGTAATGCTGTATTTTCTAACTCTTACAGTCCACGCCTAAGGCATGCCTTTATTGAGTACCAAGGTGTCACTGCAGGACAAACTTGGTCAACAATGGTTAATACCAGCACCTTTGCCGAAACGGCCGATTTAGGTGGACCATTAGTCGGTCAAGCGATGGTGCGACAAGCATTAATTCGTTACCAAACAGGCGATTGGGAATTCGCGCTAGAAAACCCCTATACCTATGGCAAACAAGCCATGCGCGATGGCGCTCAAACTGCTGCAGAGCCAGATTGGATAGACACCAGTAATGACTATGTACCCGACGCCATAATCCGCTATGACCAACAAGGAGATTGGGGCAATGTTTCAATTTCTAGCTTACTGCGCTATTTAGATCCTGCCGACAACGCACAGCTGGCAGCAGGGGTGTCGGTTGCTGCCAAACTACACACCTTCGGCAAAGACGATTTACGAATGCAGCTACATTACGGCAATTTGGGGCGATATGTAGGTACCGACGCCGCTCGCGACATCGTCAACGGTGAAGTTGAAACAACGCTTTCTGCCATGTTTTCCTATCGCCACTTTTGGACTGAACGCACCCGTTCAAGTCTATTTTATGGCCGTACAACAACAGAGATTGAACAAACTGACCGCTTTCATATTGGCGCCAACATTTTTACCAACTTAACCCCGGTATTAGCACTGGGCTTTGAAGTCGGCCGCTATCAAATCAGTGATGAACTGTCTGCCTATACATTACAGCCAGCTGCGCAAGGTTCATCCAATTATGTGCAGTTAAGTTTGCAGTTCTATCTATAA
- a CDS encoding cupin domain-containing protein: MMKLKMIFGIAALTSTAAFAQGPQCNHAQLPFQQMTPVPYDSTPYSPQDTMPVQCSNPMVEAYIADWEAGKIDFNSIQSNSSIAADQRFCKTLDDNGNILEVKDCDKSKSPVGYIWKELSDSPMVMGITDGGKSDHAPHFHGQPECYYVVNGEGQTLADNQFKKLGTGQYFYIPGATIHNTPIMSDKGLGVMYWYPNNAHFDGFKYYWRKDVKNLRVAEEAFDRVDEIRKRDLDLGPYGTNEAVFKK; the protein is encoded by the coding sequence ATGATGAAACTAAAAATGATATTTGGCATTGCTGCGCTAACATCAACAGCCGCTTTCGCCCAAGGCCCACAATGTAATCACGCACAATTGCCATTCCAGCAGATGACACCAGTGCCATACGACAGCACACCGTACTCGCCACAAGATACCATGCCAGTTCAGTGTAGTAACCCTATGGTAGAAGCGTACATTGCTGACTGGGAAGCGGGTAAAATTGATTTCAATAGCATCCAATCTAACAGCAGTATTGCTGCCGATCAGCGTTTCTGTAAGACATTAGATGACAACGGTAACATCCTAGAAGTTAAAGATTGCGATAAGTCAAAATCACCGGTTGGTTACATTTGGAAAGAGCTTTCAGATAGCCCTATGGTCATGGGCATTACCGATGGTGGTAAGTCAGATCATGCTCCCCACTTCCATGGTCAACCTGAGTGTTACTATGTGGTCAATGGTGAAGGGCAAACACTTGCCGATAACCAGTTCAAGAAGCTTGGTACAGGCCAGTACTTCTACATTCCCGGTGCAACTATCCACAACACGCCTATCATGTCTGATAAAGGTTTAGGTGTGATGTACTGGTATCCAAACAACGCTCACTTTGATGGCTTTAAGTACTACTGGCGTAAAGATGTGAAAAACCTTCGCGTTGCTGAAGAAGCATTTGACCGCGTTGATGAGATCCGTAAGCGTGACCTAGATTTAGGTCCATACGGTACTAACGAAGCTGTTTTCAAAAAGTAA
- a CDS encoding BamA/TamA family outer membrane protein: MNSGNIANVLMLSLVLGCTLKVPYVAATESTGSIEATQPQDDDVSQGWLEGFLQTLGADGEFNSDKLIDFSYLPGPFYNPEMDLGVGISAVGLYQYDPNDEVSQLSSLVINGLASTNGALGMTIANKTFINQDNQRFYLNAEVFDAPDVFYGVGYDANHNDGNRVEFNQRIMSVNPMLLQRMSPTSFVGIGFDFSYASAEKINPLDSSVATEALEESSRNVGINVLLNHDSRDNVLNPQSGRILEIDAAFYRQKLGSKTDFDVYNALYSEYMKIGRGEDILAWQLRGRFTSGDVPWDQLSKAGGGSLLRGYTSGRYRDKQMLLTQVEYRLNLPGRHGMVFWGGAGVIADDVSGFNRDTILPNGGVGYRFEVKPRVNLRLDMAWGDGDSGFYFNVNEAF, translated from the coding sequence ATGAATAGCGGTAATATCGCTAATGTGCTTATGCTCAGTCTCGTTTTAGGATGTACGCTCAAGGTGCCTTATGTTGCCGCTACGGAGTCGACAGGTTCAATAGAGGCCACACAACCACAAGATGATGACGTTTCCCAAGGTTGGCTCGAAGGTTTCTTACAGACCTTAGGGGCTGATGGCGAGTTTAACTCCGATAAACTGATTGATTTCAGCTACCTGCCAGGACCCTTTTATAATCCAGAAATGGATCTTGGTGTGGGGATCTCTGCGGTAGGTTTGTACCAATATGATCCGAATGATGAGGTCAGTCAGTTATCGTCACTGGTGATTAACGGTTTGGCCTCAACTAATGGTGCACTAGGGATGACAATCGCCAATAAGACCTTTATCAATCAAGACAATCAACGCTTTTATCTCAACGCTGAAGTGTTTGATGCGCCAGATGTATTTTATGGTGTGGGTTACGATGCTAATCACAATGATGGTAATCGTGTTGAGTTTAACCAACGCATCATGTCGGTTAATCCTATGTTATTACAGCGAATGAGTCCGACTAGTTTTGTGGGTATTGGTTTTGATTTTAGCTATGCCAGCGCCGAAAAAATCAATCCGTTAGATTCAAGTGTGGCTACCGAAGCGCTAGAGGAAAGTTCACGCAATGTCGGGATTAATGTGCTACTTAATCATGACAGTCGCGACAACGTACTTAATCCACAATCAGGGCGCATTTTAGAAATAGATGCCGCGTTTTATCGACAGAAATTAGGCAGTAAAACCGACTTTGATGTCTATAACGCGCTCTACAGCGAATACATGAAAATAGGCCGTGGCGAAGATATTTTAGCATGGCAACTGCGTGGCCGTTTTACCTCGGGTGATGTGCCTTGGGATCAGTTATCTAAGGCAGGCGGCGGTAGCTTATTACGCGGTTATACCTCGGGTCGCTACCGTGACAAGCAAATGCTGCTTACGCAAGTGGAGTATCGGCTTAATCTTCCTGGTCGACATGGTATGGTCTTTTGGGGTGGTGCTGGCGTGATAGCAGATGATGTCAGTGGGTTTAACCGCGATACAATTCTACCTAATGGCGGTGTTGGTTACCGTTTTGAAGTTAAACCGAGAGTGAACTTACGCTTAGATATGGCATGGGGTGATGGTGACAGCGGCTTTTATTTTAACGTCAATGAGGCTTTTTAG
- a CDS encoding DUF4056 domain-containing protein, translating into MMAGNLSWKSGVLVISLLLLGACSSPDWQVRALPSDIAIAAALDNEPDPLLMGDVVLQDLPLVRMPEDVRPCCAFGNAQKVQVGSVPVPFFRYANTLAVDSVGPHAFEAGTFSYQKGAPNGSRGGENNGQIYTLRGGFIDLAHVRDTADNAIALFYRIYPQLGLPQSIVLPDEIGPRTIELKAFDTSGLTAAQRWEIAATISVRLAYFMAEAHEVAQWHGYRSWVPWSEAVSAYSPEDLYSNMLGAKIALALLTNNLAMNKELYNQHMTQWLAATLTWLEPVSIAQTNALFDVIDGVWWDSTQPLPNKFMLLKRHYELGDKQSPYLVPESLANSHAKWRDVSELYESNAQPHHLALSNTIHGIDIDAIAQQKLSVADKFRSSFSHIPEKLWRNGFTQADFYRISEYNQIQDSIELQQHIEQRARHLTELEAQP; encoded by the coding sequence ATGATGGCGGGTAATTTAAGTTGGAAAAGTGGGGTGCTGGTGATTAGCCTATTGCTGCTTGGCGCGTGTAGTAGCCCTGACTGGCAAGTGCGAGCTTTACCCAGTGATATTGCGATTGCTGCCGCGCTAGATAATGAGCCTGACCCACTGTTGATGGGTGACGTAGTGCTGCAAGATTTACCATTAGTGCGTATGCCTGAAGATGTTCGTCCTTGCTGCGCCTTTGGCAATGCGCAAAAAGTCCAAGTCGGCTCTGTGCCTGTGCCGTTCTTTCGTTATGCTAACACGTTAGCGGTCGACAGTGTTGGGCCACATGCTTTTGAGGCGGGGACATTTAGCTACCAAAAAGGTGCGCCTAATGGCAGTCGTGGCGGTGAGAATAACGGCCAAATTTATACCCTACGTGGCGGTTTTATCGATTTAGCCCATGTGCGCGATACCGCTGATAATGCCATTGCCCTGTTCTATCGTATTTACCCTCAATTAGGTTTGCCGCAGAGTATTGTACTGCCTGATGAAATTGGTCCACGCACCATAGAGCTCAAAGCCTTTGATACCTCTGGTTTAACCGCCGCTCAGCGCTGGGAAATTGCAGCGACCATCTCCGTGCGCTTAGCTTATTTTATGGCGGAGGCTCATGAAGTCGCGCAGTGGCATGGCTATCGTAGTTGGGTGCCGTGGTCTGAGGCGGTATCGGCTTATTCACCTGAAGATCTTTATTCCAATATGTTGGGCGCCAAGATTGCATTAGCCTTGCTGACTAATAACTTGGCGATGAATAAGGAGTTATATAATCAACACATGACACAATGGCTAGCGGCTACACTCACCTGGTTAGAACCTGTTTCTATAGCGCAAACCAATGCACTATTTGATGTCATTGATGGCGTTTGGTGGGATTCAACGCAACCCTTACCGAACAAGTTTATGCTGCTCAAACGCCATTATGAGTTAGGCGATAAGCAGTCACCTTACTTAGTGCCAGAATCCTTAGCTAATTCCCATGCTAAATGGCGCGATGTTAGCGAGCTGTATGAGTCGAATGCTCAGCCGCATCACTTAGCCCTGAGTAACACCATACATGGGATAGACATTGATGCGATTGCTCAGCAAAAGCTGTCGGTGGCGGATAAATTCAGATCCAGTTTTAGCCATATCCCCGAGAAACTGTGGCGCAATGGCTTCACTCAAGCCGATTTTTATCGCATCAGTGAGTACAACCAAATACAAGACTCAATCGAATTACAGCAGCATATAGAGCAGCGAGCTCGCCACCTTACCGAGTTAGAGGCACAACCATGA
- a CDS encoding alpha/beta fold hydrolase, translated as MRSIYLLLSILFISGCSIVEMADSSDKAALQKVGFSQQQLTLSEGGELNYWQAGQGKTVLLIHGFGGSAVTTWQQVMLELSQDYQVIAADLAWFGDSLSQAAPSLATQSQAIRQLIDALKLDKVNVVGISYGGFVTFDLMVNEPKVEKAVLLASPGVLFSDNDLAQMNQRFGVDNASEVFVPENAQQMRRLLDATFTDFPWYPAFIDEAIFAQYFVQHRQEKHLLIEGLPADRYRIAAAIAVEALPPSMLIWGENDQVFPLASGIQLANYLSAPIVVIPKGAHGISNEHPEIISQAIKAFIQ; from the coding sequence ATGCGATCTATTTATCTATTACTCAGTATCCTATTTATCAGTGGTTGTTCAATTGTTGAGATGGCTGATTCAAGTGACAAAGCCGCATTGCAAAAAGTGGGTTTTTCACAGCAGCAGCTTACGTTATCAGAGGGCGGTGAGCTCAATTATTGGCAAGCGGGACAAGGTAAAACGGTGCTGCTCATTCATGGGTTTGGTGGCTCGGCTGTCACGACTTGGCAGCAAGTGATGCTTGAGTTGAGTCAAGATTATCAGGTTATTGCAGCAGACTTAGCTTGGTTTGGTGACTCTCTTAGTCAGGCTGCACCTAGTCTTGCGACTCAGTCACAAGCGATTCGCCAGCTTATTGATGCGCTTAAACTCGATAAGGTCAATGTCGTTGGGATCTCCTACGGTGGCTTTGTCACTTTCGACTTAATGGTTAACGAGCCTAAGGTTGAAAAAGCAGTGTTGTTAGCAAGTCCTGGTGTGCTTTTCTCTGATAACGACTTAGCACAAATGAATCAACGTTTTGGCGTCGATAATGCCAGCGAGGTTTTTGTACCTGAAAATGCTCAGCAGATGCGTCGCTTGCTCGATGCGACTTTTACTGACTTTCCTTGGTATCCCGCTTTTATTGATGAAGCCATTTTTGCTCAGTACTTTGTACAGCACCGCCAAGAAAAACACTTACTCATTGAGGGGCTACCGGCGGACAGATATCGTATTGCGGCGGCGATAGCTGTGGAGGCATTACCGCCAAGCATGCTGATTTGGGGTGAGAATGATCAAGTTTTCCCATTGGCATCGGGGATCCAACTGGCTAATTATTTAAGCGCTCCGATAGTGGTTATTCCAAAAGGGGCTCATGGGATCAGCAATGAGCACCCTGAGATCATTAGCCAAGCAATAAAGGCGTTTATACAATGA
- a CDS encoding virulence protein, with translation MFKFLKIMAISTMLFCIAPVHAIEREPHQVRYDRTFPIWAQEAIDLGHELPKPFGFSVNYMSMEQPLIVDSVAFSGLGGLDDLLSIKGSEAQQESETITFRADAWVLPFLNLYGVIGHTKGSSVANVQLEADWSSVLPPLVCKINPCQSVSDPFDFELNFKGTTYGVGGTLVGGIGNWFALLDINYTNTNLDILDGEISSIVVSPRAGYRTSYNNHDIQIWAGAMYQNVEQTFSGYLQDIGIPLGKAKFEVNQHLEDKWNGLIGGQIGVTKNIDLLMELGIGTRTSFMMSLGYRF, from the coding sequence ATGTTTAAATTTTTAAAAATCATGGCTATATCAACCATGCTGTTTTGTATTGCACCTGTTCACGCTATCGAGCGAGAGCCGCATCAAGTGCGTTATGACCGCACCTTTCCTATTTGGGCTCAAGAAGCGATTGATTTGGGGCATGAATTACCAAAGCCATTTGGTTTTAGCGTCAACTATATGTCGATGGAGCAACCTTTAATCGTCGATTCTGTTGCCTTTTCTGGATTAGGCGGCCTAGATGATCTGCTCAGTATAAAAGGCAGTGAAGCGCAGCAAGAGTCAGAAACCATCACTTTTAGAGCTGATGCATGGGTACTGCCATTTTTGAATTTATATGGGGTAATAGGGCATACCAAAGGCAGCAGTGTGGCGAATGTACAGCTTGAAGCTGACTGGTCTTCAGTGTTGCCACCGTTGGTATGTAAGATCAATCCTTGCCAGAGCGTTAGTGACCCATTCGATTTCGAACTCAACTTCAAAGGCACTACCTATGGTGTGGGCGGCACGCTAGTCGGCGGCATCGGCAATTGGTTTGCATTGCTTGATATTAATTATACCAATACTAATTTGGATATTTTAGATGGTGAGATCAGCAGTATCGTAGTATCCCCTCGTGCTGGATACCGCACTAGCTATAACAATCATGATATTCAGATATGGGCCGGGGCTATGTATCAAAATGTGGAACAGACCTTTAGTGGCTACCTGCAAGATATTGGCATTCCATTGGGTAAGGCAAAGTTTGAGGTCAACCAGCATCTTGAAGATAAATGGAATGGCCTTATTGGCGGGCAAATCGGGGTAACTAAAAATATCGACCTGTTGATGGAGTTGGGAATAGGTACGCGGACGAGCTTCATGATGAGCTTAGGTTATCGTTTCTAA
- a CDS encoding outer membrane beta-barrel protein, which produces MKTKSLILASVIATVISAPTMAADWFIGGGVGAQQNSYKGSTTTEATVDPGFNSETENWSTSEDNAVYELRAGVFLDDNNRVYGTYSYNSDDFAKQQSLLLSYDYLVALGDSNKLNWFIGATAGVNHISPETALASSSNNFVWGGQTGIMYKINDNLSTEIGYRYLKQDYDASASMTMQPKMEDAIGTTITETASLNDSQQLYLSVDYRF; this is translated from the coding sequence ATGAAAACTAAATCACTTATCTTGGCATCAGTAATCGCAACCGTAATTTCAGCACCGACAATGGCAGCAGATTGGTTTATTGGTGGCGGTGTTGGCGCACAGCAAAACTCATATAAAGGTTCAACAACCACTGAAGCAACAGTTGACCCAGGGTTTAACAGCGAGACTGAAAACTGGTCAACATCTGAAGATAATGCAGTTTACGAATTAAGAGCGGGTGTTTTTCTAGATGATAATAACCGTGTTTACGGTACATACTCTTACAACTCAGATGATTTTGCTAAGCAACAGAGTTTATTACTCTCTTATGATTACCTTGTAGCCCTAGGTGATAGCAACAAGCTGAACTGGTTCATCGGTGCAACAGCGGGTGTTAATCACATCAGCCCTGAAACTGCGCTTGCTAGCTCAAGCAACAACTTTGTATGGGGTGGTCAAACAGGTATTATGTACAAGATCAATGACAACCTAAGCACAGAAATTGGTTACCGTTACCTTAAGCAGGATTATGATGCATCAGCATCTATGACCATGCAACCTAAAATGGAAGATGCTATTGGAACAACCATTACAGAAACGGCATCACTAAATGATAGCCAGCAACTATATCTATCTGTTGATTACCGCTTCTAA
- a CDS encoding SOS response-associated peptidase family protein, with protein MCGRLNVIDDMFVQALMEDLRVNNSDEMLYSRFKMPTNDISIVRETEDGERQLQTATWWLLQQTTYHGFKPSRFTSFNTRSDKLNQPNSAGFTPFRESRCIVIAKGFGETETKGSRNVYHDFIAENAAVAFGGLYREWQHPKTGESRVSCSIITNPPHPDLLPYHSKASPMILPEDESIMDAWLSPHNQQVDMFDELLTPALRHDFIAQKIDKPSLHNAIGKPSRLTPNDFLAAQRSTNE; from the coding sequence ATGTGCGGTCGACTGAATGTTATCGATGATATGTTTGTACAAGCATTGATGGAAGACTTACGCGTCAACAATAGCGACGAGATGCTCTATTCTCGCTTTAAAATGCCGACCAATGACATCAGTATTGTGCGTGAAACCGAAGACGGCGAACGACAATTACAGACAGCTACTTGGTGGCTTTTACAACAAACGACTTATCACGGTTTTAAACCGAGTCGCTTTACCTCGTTTAATACCCGTTCCGATAAACTCAACCAACCCAATAGTGCCGGCTTTACGCCATTTAGAGAGAGTCGCTGTATTGTGATTGCCAAAGGTTTTGGCGAAACAGAGACAAAAGGCAGCCGCAATGTTTATCATGATTTTATCGCGGAAAATGCAGCAGTAGCCTTTGGTGGATTATATCGAGAATGGCAACACCCTAAAACAGGTGAGAGTCGCGTTTCCTGCTCCATCATTACCAATCCACCTCACCCTGATTTACTGCCTTATCACAGTAAGGCAAGCCCGATGATTCTACCTGAAGATGAATCAATAATGGACGCATGGCTGAGCCCTCATAATCAACAGGTAGATATGTTTGACGAGCTATTAACGCCAGCACTGCGGCATGACTTTATAGCCCAGAAGATAGATAAACCTAGCCTACACAATGCTATCGGCAAGCCATCGAGATTAACGCCCAATGACTTTCTTGCCGCTCAGCGCAGCACCAATGAATAA
- a CDS encoding acetyl-CoA hydrolase/transferase family protein, protein MAPIICSSALEAVSLIQSGETLWTHSMGATPTLLLDALAEHALTKQDLTLLQLHTEGAESLSSEKLKGHLRHRCFFGGLPTRSLLQQGDADYVPIFLSEVPKLFRSGEQPIDTAIIQVSPPDKHGICSLGISVEATLAACQVAGKIIAHINPLMPRTHGDGFIHYNKFAAVYEQSMPLPQHPLAASDEVSLAIGQNVAKLVRDGDCLQMGIGAIPDAVLSCLTKHKDLGVHTELFSDGVLNLVELGVINNSRKKVHPGKLVTGFALGSQRLYDYVDDNPSVIFMDIEQVNDTSIIRKNPNVMAINSALQVDISGQICADSLGTRIYSGVGGQMDFIRGAGLSEGGRSVIALPSTAARGSVSRISTVLSPGAGVVTTRAHVHYIVTEYGIVNLRGRSLRERARDLIDIAHPDFREQLCRETFDMWGLTV, encoded by the coding sequence ATGGCACCCATTATCTGCAGTAGTGCTTTAGAGGCTGTGTCTTTAATTCAAAGTGGTGAGACGCTATGGACACATTCAATGGGGGCGACTCCGACCCTGCTACTCGATGCTCTTGCTGAGCATGCATTAACCAAGCAAGACCTGACTTTGTTACAGTTGCACACTGAAGGGGCTGAGTCACTCAGTAGCGAGAAGCTCAAGGGCCATCTGCGGCATCGTTGTTTTTTTGGTGGCTTACCAACTCGCTCGCTACTGCAACAGGGGGATGCGGATTACGTGCCTATTTTTCTCTCTGAAGTGCCTAAGCTATTTCGTTCGGGTGAACAGCCCATCGATACCGCCATCATTCAAGTTTCTCCTCCTGATAAACATGGCATCTGTTCCTTAGGGATCTCAGTTGAAGCGACATTGGCTGCTTGTCAGGTAGCAGGTAAGATTATTGCTCATATCAATCCCCTCATGCCGCGAACGCATGGCGATGGTTTTATTCATTATAATAAGTTTGCCGCGGTATACGAGCAAAGTATGCCACTGCCACAACATCCATTAGCCGCAAGTGATGAGGTTAGCCTCGCGATAGGGCAAAATGTGGCGAAGCTAGTACGTGATGGGGATTGTCTACAGATGGGGATCGGTGCCATACCTGATGCAGTGCTTTCTTGTTTAACCAAGCATAAAGATCTTGGGGTGCATACCGAGTTGTTCTCCGATGGGGTGCTTAACTTAGTCGAGCTTGGGGTGATCAATAATAGCCGTAAGAAGGTACATCCCGGTAAGCTCGTCACCGGTTTTGCACTCGGTAGCCAGCGACTCTATGATTATGTCGATGATAATCCTTCGGTGATATTTATGGATATCGAGCAGGTCAACGACACGTCTATCATCCGTAAAAACCCTAATGTCATGGCGATTAACTCCGCGCTGCAGGTGGATATCTCAGGGCAGATTTGTGCTGACTCTTTAGGGACTCGAATTTACTCTGGAGTCGGTGGTCAGATGGACTTTATTCGTGGCGCAGGCCTTTCTGAGGGCGGCCGCTCGGTGATCGCACTGCCGAGCACGGCTGCACGTGGCTCAGTCTCGCGGATCAGTACCGTGTTATCTCCCGGTGCGGGAGTGGTGACCACTCGCGCCCATGTGCATTATATTGTTACTGAATATGGCATCGTTAATTTAAGGGGGAGATCGTTACGAGAGCGGGCGAGAGACTTGATAGATATCGCCCATCCAGATTTTAGAGAACAGCTCTGTCGAGAGACTTTCGACATGTGGGGATTGACGGTGTAG
- a CDS encoding DmsE family decaheme c-type cytochrome — translation MMNKSIITKLLFGVFAFAFLSLSVQAAPWNQLTGEQLEQQLTEKFAQGKYSNKGADSCLMCHKKNDKVMAIFDGVHGNSGQTDSPMAGLQCEACHGPLGKHNKGGKEPMIAFGKESKLSAQSQNSVCLGCHNDPKQMAWHSSSHNLDEVACSDCHNIHTDKDPVMDQLTVNDTCTSCHTQQKSDMNKRSSHPMKWDQMTCIDCHNPHGSMSESALNHTTINDTCYSCHGEKRGPVLWEHAPVTENCANCHNPHGSVNEAMLTQRAPQLCQQCHMDNGHASRVVQQGGSDAFGGGKSCLNCHSQIHGSNHPAGSKLQR, via the coding sequence ATGATGAACAAATCTATTATCACTAAGTTACTTTTTGGGGTATTCGCTTTCGCGTTTTTATCTCTCTCAGTTCAGGCGGCCCCCTGGAACCAACTCACTGGTGAACAACTGGAACAGCAACTGACGGAGAAATTTGCTCAGGGTAAATATTCCAACAAAGGTGCCGACTCCTGCCTGATGTGCCATAAGAAAAATGACAAGGTCATGGCAATATTCGATGGCGTGCACGGTAACTCGGGGCAAACGGATTCGCCCATGGCGGGTCTGCAGTGCGAAGCCTGTCATGGGCCGTTAGGCAAACATAATAAGGGCGGTAAGGAGCCGATGATCGCCTTTGGCAAAGAGAGCAAGCTCTCCGCTCAGAGTCAGAACAGTGTCTGCCTGGGTTGCCACAACGATCCTAAGCAGATGGCATGGCATAGCAGCAGTCACAATTTAGACGAAGTGGCCTGCAGCGATTGTCATAATATCCACACCGATAAAGATCCGGTAATGGACCAACTCACGGTCAATGACACCTGCACCTCTTGCCACACTCAGCAAAAATCTGACATGAATAAGCGCTCATCCCACCCGATGAAATGGGATCAAATGACCTGTATCGATTGCCATAACCCACATGGGTCTATGAGTGAAAGTGCACTGAACCACACCACAATAAATGACACTTGCTATAGCTGTCATGGCGAAAAACGTGGCCCCGTTTTATGGGAGCATGCGCCAGTCACAGAAAATTGTGCCAACTGCCATAACCCCCATGGCAGCGTTAATGAAGCCATGCTCACTCAAAGAGCGCCGCAACTGTGTCAGCAATGCCATATGGACAATGGTCATGCAAGCCGTGTCGTACAGCAAGGTGGAAGTGACGCCTTTGGCGGCGGTAAGAGCTGTCTCAACTGCCATAGCCAGATCCATGGCTCCAATCATCCAGCCGGCAGCAAGCTGCAGCGCTAA